In Burkholderia pyrrocinia, the following proteins share a genomic window:
- a CDS encoding alpha/beta fold hydrolase, with protein sequence MHAELDDDELVRFDAHGSTPLPAADTEGWLDHDGARIWHASFGQGPPVVLLHGGLGHGGNWGNQVPALLAAGYRAIVIDSRGHGRSTRDDQPYSYERMASDVLAVLDVLHVDRARFVGWSDGACIALVLAARAPERAAGVFFFACNMDPGGTKEMVPSPLIDRCFARHRKDYAQLSATPDQFDAFVAAVSEMMRTQPDYRAQDLAAIAVPVTIVLGEHDEFIRPDHAAYLARTIPGATLTILPGVSHFAPLQRPARFNAALLAFLDRLPG encoded by the coding sequence ATGCATGCGGAACTCGACGACGACGAACTCGTCCGCTTCGACGCGCACGGCAGCACGCCGCTGCCCGCGGCCGACACCGAAGGATGGCTGGACCACGACGGCGCGCGCATCTGGCACGCGTCGTTCGGCCAGGGGCCGCCGGTCGTGCTGCTGCACGGCGGTCTCGGCCACGGCGGCAACTGGGGCAACCAGGTGCCGGCGCTGCTCGCGGCCGGCTACCGCGCGATCGTGATCGACAGCCGCGGCCACGGCCGCAGTACGCGCGACGACCAACCCTATTCCTACGAACGCATGGCGTCGGACGTGCTCGCCGTCCTGGACGTGCTGCACGTCGACCGCGCGCGCTTCGTCGGCTGGAGCGACGGCGCTTGCATCGCGCTCGTGCTGGCCGCCCGCGCGCCGGAACGCGCGGCCGGCGTGTTTTTCTTCGCGTGCAACATGGACCCGGGCGGTACCAAGGAGATGGTGCCGAGCCCGTTGATCGATCGCTGCTTCGCGCGGCACCGGAAGGACTACGCGCAACTGTCCGCGACGCCGGACCAGTTCGACGCATTCGTCGCGGCCGTCAGCGAAATGATGCGGACGCAACCGGATTACCGCGCGCAGGATCTCGCGGCGATCGCCGTGCCGGTGACGATCGTGCTGGGCGAGCACGACGAATTCATCCGGCCCGACCATGCGGCGTATCTGGCGCGCACGATTCCGGGCGCGACGCTGACGATCCTGCCCGGCGTGAGCCATTTCGCGCCGCTGCAGCGGCCCGCGCGGTTCAACGCGGCGTTGCTGGCTTTCCTCGACCGGCTGCCGGGCTGA